In one window of Scylla paramamosain isolate STU-SP2022 chromosome 36, ASM3559412v1, whole genome shotgun sequence DNA:
- the LOC135091120 gene encoding spectrin beta chain-like isoform X6 — MERKEARKDSTSSSSSSSSSSSSSSSSSKEEIFEEAKEGKEADQEEQQYSSDRDTWRDSLNQAWMESLGEIGEKSHNVQVTNGTTGQSTAVEVTQQSSSSAGDRVLTTRVSQDSFVDYGGQILTMQVSQESFSSNGGQVSMTQASQEVSSCAGGQILTKQISQESCSSASGQVTVMQVSKEVFSSATGQVLTSQVSRESHGSASGQVSVTQDAQGSSSTPRRGLLMTQLSRESLGSAGGRVSKRQVSRESSTNSETVTSYGQQTQHIQVVSSSHKRSHRSSSSSSLDGVEGKDQIGHRRKRLSASEYSSHESDSGGSSSTPISPLSAKPPELQQIIRQSASSSGIAEETNLPPAGEEPVLSEMKFELSSWPSRSESVRKVKVMAHKPVKRSITSDPSVQHIYTGAMERHIKELKDERESVQKKTFMKWVNSHLVRVSTRIGDLYVDLRDGKQLLKLLEILSGERLPRPTKGKMRIHCLENVDKALQFLRDQRVHLENMGSHDIVDGNARLTLGLIWTIILRFQIQDITIEETENQETKSAKDALLLWCQMKTAGYHNVNIRNFTTSWRDGLAFNAIIHKHRPDLVQYEKLSRSNPIHNLNNAFTTAENKLGLTKLLDAEDIFVEQPDEKSIITYVVTYYHYFSKLKQETVQGKRIGKVVGIAMENDRMIKEYENLTSDLLKWIETTIESLNDRAFANSLTGVQTQLTQFNTYRTVEKPPKFVEKGNLEVLLFTLQSKMRANNQKPYLPKEGKMISDINKAWERLEKAEHERELALREELIRQEKLEQLAARFNRKAGMRETWLSENQRLVSQDNFGFDLAAVEAAAKKHEAIETDIFAYEERVQAVVAVAQELEAENYHDIERINARKDNVLRLWNYLLELLRLRRMRLELSLQLQQNFQEMIYILDSMEDMKVRLLSEDYGKHLMGVEDLLQKHSLLEADINVLGERVKTVIEHSQRFLDDEQVEGYRPCDPSIVLERVQQLEDAYGELVKLAVERRLRLEESRKLWQFYWDMAEEENWIKEKEQILSTSDIGHDLITVNLLLTKHKTVEEELSSHEPQLMACVKIGEELIAQQHFGSDKIQERIDEIMGMWNNLKEKSANRKKRLTDAVDLHQFYTEADDVDTWMLDILRLVSSEDTGRDEATVQSLLKKHKDVTEELKNYATTIEALHQQASELNEIDRESPDVVERLASIDRRYKELLELAKMRKQRLLDALSLYKLFTEADGVEQWIGEKERMLQTMVPAKDIEDCEIMKHRYEGFEQEMNANASRVAVVNQLARQLLHVEHPNSEDIVARQNQLNQRWAELREKAENKREELNSAHGVQTFHIECRETVLWIEDKKRVLMETADLGTDLSGIMTLQRRLSGMERDLAAIQAKLDSLEREADKISQEHPEEAELIRERVEQIRAVWDQLTQLLKERDAKLEEAGDLHRFLRDLDHFQAWLTKTMTDVASEDIPSNLAEAEKLLSQHQSIREEIDNYTEDYTKMMEYGERITAEDVTPADDAQYMFLRERLKALKDGWAELHQMWENRQQLLSQSLNLQMFLRDAKQGEVLLSQQEHYLSKDETPTNLEQAENLIKRHEAFLTTMEANDEKINGICQFAQRLLDEGHYAVDKIQKKAENIEERRQQNRERALEQMERLRDQLQVHQFLQDCEELNDWVQEKHIIAQDESYRSAKTVHSKWTRHQAFEAEIASNKDRLVRVQQAGEELVKEKPEMAEMIGPKISELNQHFEDLESTTKEKGERLFDANRQVLYEQTCDDIDTWMSDLEKQIEGGDTGMDLTSVNILMQKQHLIETQMAVKAKQVEQLESQADYLQRMDPEKTDKVKSMKAKVEAKFESLKAPLLDRNEALNKKKEAFQFRRDVEDEKLWIQEKMPQATSSEYGNSLFTVHMLKKKLQSLSTEIDNHEPRINLVCENGRKLIEAGHTDADEFHKLLEELLDDWAKLKDAMEFRRSKLMVSEKAQQYLFDASEAEVWMSEQELYMMVEDRGKDELSAQNLMKKHQSLESDVTDYAETIRQLGETARHLISEEHPDSEQISKRQSQIDKLYAGLRDLAVERRSKLDEALKLFMLNREVDDLEQWIAEREVVAGSHELGQDYDHVTMLRDRFKDFARDTETIGNERVAAVNEIADQLISAGHSDAATIAEWKDGLNESWADLLELIETRTQMLAASWELHKFFHDCKDVLSRILEKQNSISDELGRDAGSVSALQRKHQNFVQDLVMLQQQVQQIQDDSSKLQAAYAGDKAREITNREAEVVSAWLNLQGMCEDRRVKLSDTGDLFKFFNMVRTLILWMDDVIRQMNTTEKPRDVSGVELLMNNHQSLKAEVDAREDNFNVCVSLGKELLARNHYATPEIKEKLMSLSNQRINMLQRWEERWEHLQLILEVYQFARDASVAECWLMAQEPYLVSAEFGRSIDEVENLIKKHEAFEKACSAQEERFAALERLTTLEIKTLSRRDSSLKNRDWSSRRLSMPSCPTHSYGSHHSSSPASILPFFTAFSCPSLSMFHSTQVNSGLRMPDIRIQPPVLSGIRKRKRLKSASNPQLSQTINFKDSDTNGLFHDIRFERGNYFEGQQSNIHLGLPLQSDAGTSLFLNSRTSGSNHQSTDSLGRHDSVSPVDSLEGPEHELVSASPIQEFVSVDKYESPYLEESAYRISSFCLQHNGGSGAPDVSDEEVYVSSGNNRFYMRNPLLVYSDSMDSLEEGPTLPPIYEVEGEGSEITELASSPKSSQLLRTECTEGGVEKPKAQAQQQRHSCHDSCAQYCSQNDSIMSYYSVVPPEEGRESVRNVDHLVDRLDVKHLHSCSSPSSPFPLTPPNTCDSSPKLSNTIAPRNNLHALSGVEFELKELKRKQEEEEEERQRQEELARQAAAPPPQSPDQPTDGVDGSGEDSHLNGEEHDESREAPTPASKESRRRVRSRSKSPFRSFRWKKTKTSPSEAPGSASDDESNLERAAAPKHPPSVAPSATATSAVAPSAPAPAKEERPSPTGDEDQLEGSLVRKHEWESTTKKASNRSWDKLFLVLRGNTLFFYKDRKSYQAAPEVYFRAEIPCDLSGGQASVADDYTKKKHVLRLRLVSGSEYLFQAKDEEELNTWVAALQVATSAEGSAGPSRSQTLPAGSEKKDEPKRRSFFTLKKK; from the exons atggagagaaaggaagcaaggaaggactCAACGAGCTCCAGCAGCAGTagctccagcagcagcagcagcagcagcagcagcagtaaggaGGAGATATTTGAGGAAgccaaggaagggaaggaagcagaccaggaggagcagcagtacAGCTCAGATAGAGATACATGGAGGGATTCTCTCAACCAGGCATGGATGGAGTCCCTTGGAGAAATTGGTGAAAAGTCCCACAATGTTCAGGTCACTAATGGCACCACTGGTCAGAGCACAGCAGTGGAGGTGACCCAGCAGTCTTCCAGCAGTGCTGGCGACCGAGTGCTGACAACACGGGTCTCTCAGGATTCCTTTGTTGACTATGGTGGTCAGATCTTGACAATGCAGGTCTCCCAGGAGTCCTTCAGCAGTAATGGTGGGCAGGTCTCCATGACTCAGGCTTCTCAGGAGGTCTCTAGCTGTGCCGGTGGCCAGATCCTAACAAAGCAGATCTCTCAGGAGTCATGTAGCAGTGCCAGTGGTCAAGTCACAGTGATGCAAGTGTCAAAGGAGGTTTTTAGCAGTGCCACTGGACAAGTGTTGACCTCGCAGGTTTCTCGAGAGTCGCATGGCAGTGCCAGCGGCCAGGTGTCGGTGACACAGGACGCTCAAGGGTCCAGCAGCACTCCACGTCGTGGACTCTTGATGACACAGTTATCTCGAGAATCACTGGGCAGTGCTGGTGGTCGGGTCTCCAAAAGGCAAGTGTCCCGAGAGTCCTCCACCAACAGTGAGACAGTGACATCATATGGCCAGCAGACGCAGCACATCCAGGTGGTGTCCAGCAGCCACAAGAGGAGCCACAGGTCCTCCAGCAGCTCATCCCTAGATGGAGTGGAAGGCAAGGATCAGATAGGCCACAGAAGGAAGAGGTTGAGTGCAAGCGAGTATTCAAGTCATGAGTCTGATAGTGGTGGCTCCAGCAGCACACCTATCTCGCCTCTGAGCGCCAAACCCCCCGAGCTGCAGCAGATAATAAGGCAGTCTGCGTCGTCCTCCGGCATTGCAGAGGAGACGAACCTTCCTCCTGCAGGCGAAGAACCAGTGCTCAGTGAGATGAAGTTTGAGCTGTCAAGTTGGCCTTCCAGGAGTGAGTCAGTGCGCAAAGTTAAGGTGATGGCACACAAGCCTGTCAAGAGGTCCATCACCAGCGACCCGTCCGTGCAGCACATTTACACAGGTGCTATGGAGCGTCACATTAAAGAGCTCAAAG ATGAGCgagagagtgtgcagaagaaGACCTTCATGAAGTGGGTCAACTCGCACCTGGTCCGGGTCAGCACACGCATCGGGGACCTGTACGTTGACCTACGCGATGGCAAGCAGCTCCTCAAACTGCTGGAGATCCTGTCAGGGGAGCGGCTG CCACGACCCACcaagggaaagatgaggatCCACTGCCTGGAGAATGTGGACAAGGCTCTGCAGTTCCTGCGAGACCAGCGGGTGCACCTGGAGAACATGGGCTCCCATGACATAGTGGACGGCAATGCCCGCCTCACCCTCGGCCTCATCTGGACCATCATCCTCCGCTTCCAGATCCAGGACATCACCATTGAGGAGACAGAGAACCAGGAGACAAAGAGCGCCAAGGATGCTCTCCTCCTGTGGTGCCAGATGAAGACTGCTGGCTACCACAACGTCAACATCAGGAACTTCACCACCTCCTGGAGGGACGGTCTTGCCTTCAACGCCATCATCCACAAGCACCGTCCAGACCTGGTGCAGTATGAGAAGCTGTCACGTTCAAACCCCATCCACAACCTCAACAATGCCTTCACTACAGCTGAAAACAAACTTGGCCTCACAAAACTTTTAGATGCCGAAGATATTTTTGTTGAGCAGCCTGACGAGAAGTCCATCATCACTTATGTCGTcacctactaccactacttctccAAACTAAAGCAGGAGACTGTGCAGGGCAAGCGTATTGGCAAGGTAGTTGGCATCGCAATGGAGAATGACAGGATGATCAAGGAATATGAGAATCTGACCTCGGATCTTCTGAAGTGGATTGAGACAACAATCGAGAGCCTCAATGACCGAGCTTTTGCTAACTCCCTGACAGGAGTACAGACTCAGCTGACACAGTTCAACACCTACCGCACAGTGGAGAAGCCTCCCAAGTTTGTGGAGAAAGGTAACCTTGAAGTGCTACTCTTCACTCTGCAATCCAAGATGAGAGCCAACAACCAGAAGCCGTACCTGCCAAAGGAGGGCAAGATGATCAGCGACATCAACAAGGCCTGGGAGCGCCTGGAGAAGGCTGAGCATGAGAGGGAGCTGGCTCTGAGAGAGGAACTGATTCGCCAAGAAAAACTGGAGCAGCTGGCTGCAAGGTTCAACCGCAAGGCTGGGATGAGAGAGACTTGGCTGTCTGAGAATCAGCGCCTTGTCTCCCAGGACAACTTTGGCTTTGACCTGGCAGCTGTGGAAGCCGCCGCCAAGAAGCACGAGGCCATTGAGACAGACATCTTTGCCTATGAGGAGCGAGTGCAGGCTGTTGTTGCCGTGGCACAAGAGTTGGAGGCGGAGAACTATCATGACATTGAGCGCATCAATGCCAGGAAGGACAATGTTCTCCGATTATGGAATTACCTGCTTGAACTGCTGCGTCTCCGCCGCATGAGGCTGGAACTGTCCCTGCAGCTGCAGCAGAACTTCCAGGAGATGATTTACATCCTGGACTCCATGGAGGACATGAAGGTGCGCCTCCTGAGCGAAGACTACGGCAAACACCTCATGGGTGTGGAGGACCTGCTGCAGAAACATTCCCTCCTGGAGGCAGACATCAACGTGCTGGGTGAGCGCGTGAAGACAGTCATTGAACACTCCCAGAGGTTCCTGGATGATGAGCAGGTGGAGGGCTACCGGCCCTGTGACCCATCCATCGTGCTGGAGCGTGTGCAGCAGCTGGAGGACGCCTACGGTGAGCTGGTGAAGCTGGCCGTGGAGCGCAGGCTGCGTCTGGAGGAGTCCCGCAAGCTGTGGCAGTTCTACTGGGACATGGCAGAGGAAGAGAACTGGATCAAGGAAAAGGAACAGATTCTGTCCACCTCAGACATTGGGCATGATCTGATCACTGTCAACTTGCTACTCACCAAGCACAAGACTGTGGAAGAGGAGCTTTCTTCTCATGAGCCACAGCTTATGGCTTGTGTCAAGATTGGAGAAGAACTCATTGCACAGCAGCACTTTGGTTCTGACAAGATTCAGGAGAGAATTGATGAAATTATGGGCATGTGGAACAACCTTAAGGAGAAGTCAGCCAACCGCAAGAAGCGGCTGACAGATGCCGTGGACCTGCACCAGTTCTACACTGAGGCTGATGACGTGGACACCTGGATGCTGGATATCCTGCGCCTGGTCTCCAGCGAGGACACCGGCAGGGATGAGGCTACCGTTCAGTCTCTCCTCAAGAAACACAAGGACGTCACAGAAGAGTTGAAGAATTATGCCACAACCATTGAGGCTCTTCACCAGCAGGCCTCAGAACTCAATGAAATTGACAGGGAATCACCTGATGTGGTTGAGAGGCTTGCTTCCATTGACAGAAGGTACAAGGAACTGTTAGAACTGGCTAAGATGAGGAAGCAGAGGCTGCTTGATGCTCTGTCACTGTACAAGCTGTTCACTGAGGCTGATGGAGTGGAGCAATGGATTGGGGAGAAGGAGCGCATGCTGCAGACCATGGTGCCAGCCAAGGACATTGAGGACTGTGAGATTATGAAGCACAGATATGAAGGATTTGAACAAGAAATGAATGCCAATGCAAGCCGTGTGGCCGTGGTGAACCAACTTGCTCGCCAGCTGCTGCACGTGGAACATCCAAATTCAGAAGACATCGTTGCCCGCCAGAACCAGCTGAACCAGAGGTGGGCAGAGCTCAGAGAAAAGGCTGAGAACAAGCGTGAAGAACTCAACTCTGCCCACGGTGTTCAGACATTCCACATTGAATGCAGAGAAACAGTTCTGTGGATTGAGGACAAGAAGAGAGTCCTGATGGAGACTGCTGATCTGGGAACTGACCTGAGCGGCATCATGACCCTGCAGCGTCGCCTGTCTGGCATGGAGCGTGACCTTGCTGCTATCCAGGCCAAGCTGGACTCTCTGGAAAGGGAAGCCGATAAGATCAGCCAGGAGCATCCCGAGGAGGCTGAACTCATCCGTGAGCGCGTCGAACAGATCCGTGCCGTGTGGGACCAGCTGACACAGCTGCTGAAGGAGCGTGATGCCAAGCTGGAGGAGGCTGGCGACCTCCACCGCTTCCTGCGCGACCTTGACCACTTCCAGGCCTGGTTGACCAAGACCATGACTGATGTGGCTTCAGAAGATATTCCATCTAACCTTGCAGAAGCAGAGAAGCTGCTGAGCCAGCACCAGTCTATCCGAGAGGAGATTGACAACTACACAGAAGATTACACAAAGATGATGGAGTATGGTGAGCGCATCACTGCAGAAGATGTCACTCCAGCAGACGATGCCCAGTATATGTTCCTGAGGGAGCGTCTCAAGGCCCTGAAGGATGGCTGGGCCGAGCTTCACCAGATGTGGGAGAACAGACAGCAGCTCTTATCTCAGTCTCTCAACTTGCAAATGTTCTTGCGAGATGCCAAGCAGGGAGAGGTGCTCCTAAGTCAGCAAGAACACTACCTGAGCAAGGATGAGACTCCTACCAACCTTGAACAGGCAGAAAACCTTATTAAGAGACATGAAGCCTTCCTCACCACCATGGAGGCAAATGATGAGAAAATCAATGGAATTTGTCAGTTTGCACAGAGGCTGCTAGATGAGGGACACTATGCTGTCGACAAGATCCAGAAGAAGGCAGAGAACATTGAGGAGAGGCGGCAGCAGAACAGAGAACGGGCCTTGGAGCAAATGGAACGATTACGGGACCAACTGCAGGTGCACCAGTTCCTGCAGGACTGTGAGGAACTCAATGACTGGGTGCAGGAGAAACACATCATTGCGCAGGACGAGAGCTACCGCTCAGCCAAGACTGTTCACAGCAAGTGGACTCGTCATCAGGCATTTGAAGCAGAGATTGCAAGCAACAAAGACAGGCTTGTCAGAGTGCAGCAGGCCGGAGAAGAATTGGTCAAGGAGAAACCAGAAATGGCTGAGATGATTGGACCAAAGATTTCAGAGCTAAATCAACACTTCGAAGACCTCGAAAGCACGACAAAGGAGAAGGGCGAACGACTCTTCGATGCCAACAGGCAAGTTCTGTACGAACAAACATGCGATGATATCGACACCTGGATGAGTGACCTCGAGAAACAGATTGAGGGTGGAGACACAGGCATGGACTTGACCTCTGTAAATATTTTGATGCAGAAGCAACATTTGATTGAAACACAAATGGCAGTCAAGGCCAAACAGGTAGAACAGCTCGAGAGTCAGGCAGATTACCTGCAGCGTATGGATCCAGAAAAGACAGATAAGGTCAAGTCAATGAAGGCCAAGGTGGAAGCCAAGTTCGAGTCCCTGAAGGCACCTCTTCTTGACCGAAATGAAGCcctgaataagaagaaagaggctTTCCAGTTCAGGCGAGATGTGGAGGATGAGAAGCTCTGGATCCAGGAGAAGATGCCTCAAGCCACCAGCTCTGAGTACGGCAACTCCCTCTTCACCGTCCACATGCTGAAGAAGAAGCTGCAGAGTCTGAGCACAGAGATTGACAACCATGAGCCCAGGATCAACCTTGTGTGCGAGAATGGACGCAAGCTTATCGAGGCTGGACACACAGACGCCGATGAATTCCACAAGCTGCTGGAGGAGCTGCTGGATGACTGGGCGAAGCTGAAGGACGCCATGGAATTCCGACGATCCAAACTCATGGTGTCTGAGAAGGCCCAGCAGTACCTCTTTGACGCCAGCGAGGCCGAGGTCTGGATGAGTGAGCAGGAGCTGTACATGATGGTGGAGGACAGAGGCAAGGATGAACTTTCTGCCCAGAACCTGATGAAGAAGCACCAGAGCCTCGAGAGTGATGTCACTGACTATGCTGAGACCATCCGACAGCTGGGCGAGACAGCCAGACACCTCATCAGTGAAGAGCACCCTGACAG TGAACAGATCAGCAAAAGACAGTCCCAGATTGACAAGCTGTACGCTGGCCTGCGGGATCTTGCCGTGGAGCGACGCAGCAAACTGGACGAGGCACTGAAGCTCTTCATGCTGAACCGAGAAGTGGACGACCTGGAACAATGGATTGCCGAGAGGGAGGTCGTGGCTGGGTCTCATGAACTTGGCCAGGACTACGACCACGTTACG ATGCTTCGAGACAGATTTAAGGACTTTGCCAGAGACACAGAGACCATTGGCAATGAGCGGGTTGCAGCTGTTAACGAGATTGCTGACCAGCTCATCTCTGCTGGCCACTCTGATGCGGCCACCATCGCTGAGTGGAAGGATGGCCTCAACGAGTCATGGGCTGACTTGCTGGAGCTCATTGAGACGCGCACACAGATGCTTGCTGCCTCATGGGAGCTGCACAAGTTCTTCCATGACTGCAAGGATGTGTTGAGTCGCATTCTTGAGAAGCAGAACAGCATTTCAGACGAGCTTGGCCGTGATGCTGGCTCAGTGTCGGCCCTGCAGAGGAAACACCAGAACTTTGTCCAAGATTTGGTTATGCTTCAGCAGCAG GTGCAACAAATTCAGGATGATTCTTCTAAACTGCAAGCTGCATATGCGGGTGACAAAGCTCGAGAAATCACAAACCGAGAGGCAGAAGTTGTGTCTGCCTGGCTGAACTTGCAGGGCATGTGTGAGGATCGCAGAGTTAAGCTCAGTGACACAGGTGATCTGTTCAAGTTCTTCAACATGGTGCGCACACTCATACTGTGGATGGATGATGTTATCAGACAGATGAACACTACCGAAAAACCAAG GGATGTGAGTGGTGTAGAATTGCTGATGAACAACCACCAGAGTCTGAAGGCAGAAGTGGACGCCCGGGAGGACAacttcaatgtgtgtgtgtctcttggGAAGGAGCTGCTTGCCCGCAACCATTACGCCACGCCGGAGATCAAGGAGAAGCTCATGTCCCTCAGCAACCAGCGCATCAACATGCTGCAGCGCTGGGAGGAGCGATGGGAGCACTTACAGCTCA TTTTGGAGGTGTACCAGTTTGCTCGTGACGCTTCAGTGGCAGAGTGTTGGCTCATGGCACAGGAACCTTATCTTGTATCAGCTGAATTTGGT AGATCAATTGATGAGGTTGAGAACCTGATCAAAAAGCATGAGGCATTTGAGAAAGCTTGTTCGGCCCAGGAGGAACGGTTTGCTGCCCTGGAGCGGCTGACCACG CTTGAAATTAAAACACTCAGTCGTCGAGACTCTTCCTTAAAGAATAGGGACTGGAGCAGCCGCCGTCTCTCCATGCCCTCCTGCCCCACTCACTCTTATGGCTCACACCACAGCTCCTCCCCGGCCTCCATACTCCCTTTCTTTACTGCATTTTCCTGCCCTTCTTTGAGTATGTTCCACTCCACACAAGTCAACAGTGGCTTGAGAATGCCAGATATTAGGATTCAACCTCCTGTGCTCAGTGGAATTAGAAAACGTAAGCGTCTTAAATCTGCTTCTAACCCACAGTTGTCACAGACCATCAACTTCAAAGATTCTGACACAAATGGTCTGTTTCATGATATACGATTTGAACGTGGCAACTATTTTGAAGGCCAGCAATCCAATATTCACTTGGGCCTTCCATTGCAATCAGATGCTGGCACCTCACTGTTCTTGAATTCACGAACTTCTGGCAGTAATCACCAGTCAACAGACAGCTTAGGCAGACATGACTCTGTATCCCCAGTGGACTCCCTTGAAGGCCCAGAGCATGAGCTTGTGTCTGCTAGTCCAATTCAAGAATTTGTTAGTGTGGACAAGTATGAATCGCCTTATTTAGAGGAATCAGCTTATCGCATTTCATCGTTCTGCTTGCAACacaatggtggtagtggtgcccCAGATGTGAGTGATGAGGAGGTCTATGTTTCATCAGGGAATAATAGATTTTACATGAGAAATCCATTGTTAGTCTATTCAGACAGTATGGACAGTTTGGAAGAGGGCCCCACACTGCCACCCATCTATGAGGTTGAGGGCGAGGGATCTGAGATAACTGAGTTAGCAAGTTCACCAAAATCTAGTCAGCTTTTAAGGACAGAGTGCACTGAAGGGGGAGTTGAGAAACCTAAGGCACAAGCACAGCAACAGAGACACTCGTGCCATGACTCCTGTGCTCAGTATTGCTCTCAGAACGACTCCATCATGAGCTACTATTCTGTCGTCCCTcctgaagaagggagggaaagtgtgcGCAATGTTGACCACCTGGTAGATAGGCTGGATGTGAAGCACTTGCACAgttgttcctctccttcctctcctttccccctcactccaccCAACACTTGTGATTCCTCTCCTAAGCTGAGTAACACTATAGCACCAAGAAATAACCTGCATGCTCTGTCGGGTGTAGAG TTTGAGTTGAAAGaactaaagagaaaacaagaagaggaggaggaagaacggcAGCGACAAGAGGAGCTAGCAAGACAGGCAGCTGCTCCCCCACCACAGTCCCCCGACCAACCCACGGACGG AGTCGATGGTTCAGGAGAAGATTCCCACTTGAATGGAGAGGAGCATGATGAATCACGAGAAG CCCCTACTCCTGCTAGCAAGGAGTCGCGACGGAGGGTGCGTTCTAGATCCAAGTCTCCATTCCGCTCTTTCCGCTGGAAGAAAACCAAGACTTCTCCATCCGAAGCACCGGGTAGTGCATCTGACGATGAATCGAACCTGGAAAGGGCAGCag CCCCCAAACACCCACCCTCAGTGGCCCCCTCAGCGACCGCTACCTCGGCAGTGGCCCCCTCGGCCCCTGCGCCGGCCAAGGAAG AGAGACCAAGCCCAACCGGTGACGAGGACCAGCTGGAAGGTAGTCTGGTGCGCAAACATGAGTGGGAGTCGACCACAAAGAAAGCGTCCAACAG GTCGTGGGACAAGCTGTTCCTGGTTCTGCGAGGCAACACACTCTTCTTCTACAAGGACCGTAAGAGTTACCAGGCCGCCCCAGAGGTCTACTTCAGGGCTGAGATTCCCTGCGACCTCTCTGGGGGACAGGCCTCCGTGGCTGATGACTACACCAAGAAAAAGCATGTGCTGCGCCTGAG ATTGGTTAGTGGCTCTGAGTATTTGTTCCAAGCCAAAGATGAAGAGGAGCTGAACACATGGGTGGCTGCCCTTCAGGTGGCCACATCCGCTGAGGGTTCTGCTGGCCCATCCCGCTCCCAGACACTGCCGGCCGGCTCCGAGAAGAAGGACGAACCCAAGCGACGTAGTTTCTTCACCCTCAAGAAGAAATAA